CGGTGGAAGCCGTCGATGTGATTGGTCTTCAGCAGCTGGCGGACGTGTTCCTTGATGCCCCAGACGACACCGAGTTCAAGGTCAGAGCCAATGATTTCCTGCATCCGTCCGCGCTGGGCGGAGGACATGTTTTCCTGGTTGCAGGTCAGCAATTTCCGGTACTTCCAGGCCGGATCCGTGGCCCTGCCGCGCCTGCCGTGGAGGTCGTGAGCGCGGCGCCGCCGGACATCGGTGACCATCTGGTTCGCCCGGGCCACCACATGCCAGTGGTCCACGGTGATGGCTGCCTTGGGCAGGACCTTGCGGATGGCCCGGCGGAACTCGGTGGACATGTCCATGGCCACCATTTCCACCTTGTTACGCCACCAGCGCGGTCGTGCGCCGATCCAGTCACGCACCGCCTGGCCGCGGCGGCCGTCCACAATGTCCAGGATCGCGCCGGTGTCCAGGTCCGTGAAAACGATCGACCAGGGCTCTACCCGGGTGACTTTTCCGGCATCGTTTTTCAGGTAGCGGACCCGCCGGAAGCGGTGCTCGTCCACGCCCAGACGGCGGACCAGGCGACGGTCCACACCGCCGTCCAGGACGGCAGTGTCCTCCATGACACGCATGGCGGTCGTCCACGACACACCCGAGGCCGCGGCAACCCGGGAGACGGCCCGAAGCTCCGCGGACAGGTCTGCGACAATGCCGGCCACGAGCCTGCTGGTCAGCCGGGAACGCAGCGGAATCTCATCGGTGGTCTGCACGAAGGACCGCCGCGGACACTGCGGTTCCAGACACGCCAGCCGCCGCTTCCGGACCCTGACGTCCAAGGGCTCTCCGCCGCACTGGACATCCCGGACACGGTGAACCGGACGGGCCTGGATCCGGGACGACAACACCCCGCAGTCAGGACAAGCCCCTTCCCGCTCGACCGGCTCGACAAGAACCGTCCGGACCCCGCCGGCGCGCTCGGCGGAGAGCACAACATGGCCCTCCAAATTGAACAGAATCGACGCGGCATCGCACGTCTGCGTAATCTGTAACAAGGCTCGTAGTCCTCAGCAATAGATGTCTCGACAACACCTATGCTCGCAGGGCTACGAGCCCCTTCATTTGAAGGACACCACGCTAAAAGTCGATGAGCCAGGTTAGCCGGAGGTACGGCCGGGGCTCGATTGGCCTTGGCCTCGCCGGAATCCGGGGCGGGCCGGACTGGAGTATGAAACGGGACATGCTGTCCCCCCGCTACACCACCCACTGGGACGAACTCCCGGTTGTCAAAGCAGCGTGAGGGACCCGGGCGGCGGGCCGCCGCGCCAGGACAGGTTCAGACGGCGACGGCCAGCGCC
This DNA window, taken from Pseudarthrobacter sp. ATCC 49987, encodes the following:
- a CDS encoding ISL3 family transposase, producing the protein MLQITQTCDAASILFNLEGHVVLSAERAGGVRTVLVEPVEREGACPDCGVLSSRIQARPVHRVRDVQCGGEPLDVRVRKRRLACLEPQCPRRSFVQTTDEIPLRSRLTSRLVAGIVADLSAELRAVSRVAAASGVSWTTAMRVMEDTAVLDGGVDRRLVRRLGVDEHRFRRVRYLKNDAGKVTRVEPWSIVFTDLDTGAILDIVDGRRGQAVRDWIGARPRWWRNKVEMVAMDMSTEFRRAIRKVLPKAAITVDHWHVVARANQMVTDVRRRRAHDLHGRRGRATDPAWKYRKLLTCNQENMSSAQRGRMQEIIGSDLELGVVWGIKEHVRQLLKTNHIDGFHRAWAELENAVKATRMREAKSLFLTLKMWRKELLTFCRARVTNARSEAANLSAKNLKRAARGYRNHEHYRLRLLLYTAAQQAC